The following coding sequences lie in one Maribacter forsetii DSM 18668 genomic window:
- a CDS encoding winged helix-turn-helix transcriptional regulator codes for MDRKELFEKKPKIKINNKISFCPTSAAMELIGGKWKSVILTHLIGDKKRYNELRKEIPGITERTLSLQLKQLEADGMVNRKVFTKKPPLKVEYTLTEFGQTLVPILNLIVDWGLHAAETKGEFLFEE; via the coding sequence ATGGACAGAAAAGAACTGTTTGAAAAGAAACCAAAAATTAAAATCAATAATAAAATATCATTCTGCCCAACGAGCGCAGCAATGGAATTGATAGGTGGAAAATGGAAGAGTGTGATACTAACGCATTTAATAGGCGACAAAAAACGCTACAACGAGTTGCGTAAAGAAATTCCTGGTATTACTGAGCGCACGTTGAGTTTACAGTTAAAACAATTAGAAGCAGATGGTATGGTAAACAGAAAAGTGTTTACTAAAAAACCACCTTTAAAAGTAGAATACACTCTTACGGAGTTTGGACAAACATTGGTTCCAATTCTAAACCTAATTGTTGATTGGGGATTACACGCAGCAGAAACAAAAGGGGAGTTTTTGTTTGAGGAATAG
- a CDS encoding oxygen-insensitive NAD(P)H-dependent nitroreductase NfsB — MNLTEILNNRYSAKEFDATKKISDADFQQIKDVLRLSPSSVNLQPWHFLIADTQEGKARIAKGTEGAFHFNTPKVLDASHVIVIAARTDADDDYMNSVLEQEDQDGRFAAQEFKDQMHGGRMLFANIHRYDLKDLPHWMEKQVYLNMGALLLGAAALGIDACPMEGVDVKALDEEFSLREKGFTALAVVSLGYRKDSDFNAKLPKSRFPEETVITQL, encoded by the coding sequence ATGAATCTAACAGAAATATTAAACAACCGCTACTCAGCAAAAGAATTTGATGCAACTAAGAAAATATCAGATGCAGATTTTCAACAGATAAAAGATGTACTGCGTTTAAGTCCTTCTAGTGTAAACCTACAACCTTGGCATTTTTTAATTGCAGATACCCAAGAAGGTAAAGCCCGTATTGCAAAAGGTACAGAAGGCGCGTTTCATTTCAACACACCAAAAGTTTTAGATGCATCTCACGTAATTGTTATCGCAGCTCGCACAGATGCAGACGATGATTATATGAACAGCGTTCTAGAACAAGAAGACCAAGATGGTCGCTTTGCAGCACAAGAGTTTAAAGATCAAATGCACGGTGGTCGTATGCTATTTGCAAACATTCACCGCTACGACCTTAAAGATTTACCACACTGGATGGAAAAGCAAGTGTATTTAAATATGGGCGCACTTTTATTAGGTGCAGCTGCCTTAGGTATTGATGCTTGCCCAATGGAAGGTGTAGATGTAAAAGCTTTAGATGAAGAATTTAGCTTACGCGAAAAAGGCTTCACCGCTCTAGCGGTTGTGTCTTTAGGTTATAGAAAAGACAGTGACTTTAATGCAAAATTACCGAAATCTAGATTTCCTGAAGAAACAGTTATCACACAGTTATAA
- a CDS encoding putative quinol monooxygenase: MKSTIVKFTAKPEHKYTFAATLKEAQAATQKEAGNKEIRVFVSKAEDNVFFVYERWADKAAITAHDNEPHTKKLMEVGQTALQSAPDFYFLGDTNPLPDHSKSENPEDDVFIIFFIFKLKTEFREALLEQFEDHIIHTRNEEEGNILFDLYTVDNQEDTLAVYEHWRKESDVWDIHFNQPYAVKTGKLMEDAVIGDLKQYMNFVREI, from the coding sequence ATGAAAAGTACAATAGTAAAATTTACTGCAAAACCAGAACATAAATACACGTTTGCAGCAACGCTTAAAGAAGCACAAGCGGCAACACAAAAAGAGGCTGGTAATAAAGAGATTAGAGTATTTGTGTCTAAAGCAGAAGACAATGTGTTTTTTGTTTACGAACGTTGGGCAGACAAAGCTGCTATTACAGCTCACGATAACGAGCCACATACCAAGAAGTTAATGGAAGTAGGACAGACCGCCTTACAGTCGGCTCCTGATTTCTACTTTTTAGGCGATACAAATCCGCTTCCAGACCATTCTAAATCTGAAAATCCTGAAGATGACGTATTTATTATTTTCTTCATTTTTAAACTAAAAACGGAATTTAGAGAAGCACTTCTTGAACAGTTTGAAGATCACATTATCCACACAAGAAACGAGGAAGAAGGCAACATTCTTTTTGATTTATATACAGTAGATAATCAAGAAGATACCCTAGCAGTTTACGAGCATTGGAGAAAAGAATCTGATGTTTGGGACATTCACTTTAATCAACCTTATGCAGTAAAAACAGGCAAACTAATGGAAGATGCTGTCATTGGTGATTTAAAGCAGTATATGAATTTCGTTAGAGAAATTTAA
- a CDS encoding carboxymuconolactone decarboxylase family protein encodes MKKQLILLYTLVLAYSSNAQNTKEDNYKTGVKIVNEVNGEGASKGLEAAFKSVSPDMADYIIRYGFGEIYNRKGIDFKTKELLIIASLTTQANAKSQLKSHIKAALNLGATPNEISETMILLSLYTGFPAANNGIFTLKEVLEETNYTASKYINTTQQLVKNWELDGFSMPESIVASPTENWLYVSNVNQNNKGYISRISKDGKVDNYKWVTGLNSPAGLALYRDKLYVGDGKELHIINVKNGKVVNSITSPDVVSLNDVVVSKNGQVFISDIASGKIFTLVNNKLEVWFQSPEIKHPNGLYIQNEDLVIANFGEELTLEISPDKFGSLYKVNLKDKRITRFKSSYQLGALDGLTAVNDGFLVTGGTVSDLFFINENTRQLIGNFPKGLADITIENNVLFTPVLFSNSIASYTLPSTISKAIPVDENWKRINTKEEYLKIAADNFYGDKDGQSVATHDGQIFGVFGGKVLTGTWDWKNNFFTRTSKIGDMDLGYDELVIEVTDTKMRLTLKQGKGMTVVYNKK; translated from the coding sequence ATGAAAAAGCAATTAATTTTATTATACACTTTAGTTTTAGCTTACTCCAGTAATGCCCAAAACACTAAAGAAGACAACTATAAAACAGGCGTAAAAATTGTTAACGAGGTTAATGGTGAAGGCGCTTCAAAAGGATTAGAAGCAGCTTTTAAAAGTGTCTCTCCAGATATGGCAGATTATATTATTCGCTATGGTTTTGGAGAAATTTATAACAGAAAAGGCATAGATTTTAAAACCAAAGAATTATTAATAATTGCTAGTCTTACTACACAAGCTAATGCAAAATCGCAGTTAAAGTCGCATATAAAGGCTGCCTTAAATTTAGGTGCTACGCCAAATGAGATTTCAGAAACTATGATTTTATTAAGCTTGTATACGGGCTTTCCTGCTGCAAATAATGGCATTTTTACTTTAAAGGAAGTTTTAGAAGAAACAAACTATACGGCATCTAAATACATAAATACAACACAACAATTAGTTAAAAACTGGGAGTTAGATGGCTTTTCTATGCCTGAGTCTATTGTGGCATCACCAACAGAGAATTGGTTGTATGTTTCTAATGTAAATCAAAATAACAAAGGGTATATAAGTAGAATTTCAAAGGACGGAAAAGTTGATAATTATAAATGGGTAACTGGTTTAAATTCGCCTGCAGGCTTGGCATTATATCGGGACAAATTATACGTTGGCGATGGTAAGGAGCTTCATATTATCAATGTTAAAAATGGTAAAGTCGTAAATAGCATTACTTCTCCAGATGTTGTGTCATTAAATGATGTCGTGGTTTCTAAAAACGGACAGGTTTTTATTTCTGATATAGCAAGTGGTAAGATTTTCACATTAGTAAATAACAAATTAGAGGTTTGGTTTCAATCCCCAGAAATTAAGCATCCAAACGGACTTTATATTCAAAATGAAGACTTAGTTATTGCAAATTTTGGTGAAGAATTGACTTTAGAAATTTCACCAGATAAGTTTGGCAGTCTATATAAAGTCAACTTAAAAGATAAAAGGATAACACGGTTTAAAAGCAGTTATCAACTAGGAGCTTTAGACGGTTTAACTGCTGTTAATGATGGTTTTTTAGTAACAGGAGGTACGGTTAGTGACTTGTTTTTTATAAATGAGAATACGCGACAATTAATTGGGAACTTCCCGAAAGGTTTAGCAGATATTACCATAGAAAACAATGTGTTATTTACTCCGGTTCTATTTAGTAATTCAATAGCATCTTACACACTTCCATCAACTATTAGTAAAGCTATACCTGTAGATGAAAATTGGAAACGAATAAACACAAAAGAAGAATATTTAAAGATAGCTGCCGATAATTTTTATGGTGACAAAGACGGGCAATCTGTTGCTACTCACGACGGACAAATATTTGGAGTTTTTGGAGGTAAAGTTTTGACAGGTACTTGGGATTGGAAAAATAATTTCTTCACCAGAACCAGCAAAATCGGAGATATGGATTTAGGGTATGATGAACTTGTAATTGAAGTTACAGATACCAAAATGCGCTTAACACTTAAGCAAGGCAAGGGAATGACCGTTGTCTATAATAAAAAATAA
- a CDS encoding NADP-dependent oxidoreductase, with protein sequence MKAIVLEKAGGPENLHLVEIAKPIIKENEVLITVKAISLNPADVKPKYNDEMLSMMYGKERPVILGWDIAGIVTEVGAAVTNFNVGDKVFGMVNFPGVGNAYAEFVAAPEAHLAIMPSNVSFEEAAATTLAALTALQILEGRINKGDKVLIQAGSGGVGHFAIQIAKAMGAFVNTTASAKNSAFVTSIGADNVIDYHTEKFEEILSDIDFVLDTQGGEVLENAVKVLKSGGTAYTTVGMDLDDLKASAKKENKTVSDILVHSSAKDMNTLKEMLENGSIRPNIYKTFAFEDMANAHTEVEKGRTVGKVIVTL encoded by the coding sequence ATGAAAGCAATAGTATTAGAAAAAGCAGGAGGACCCGAAAACCTTCATTTAGTAGAAATAGCAAAACCGATTATAAAAGAGAACGAAGTGTTAATTACTGTAAAGGCAATTTCATTAAACCCTGCAGATGTAAAACCAAAGTATAACGACGAGATGTTAAGTATGATGTATGGTAAAGAACGACCTGTTATTTTAGGTTGGGATATTGCCGGTATAGTTACCGAAGTTGGCGCAGCAGTTACCAATTTTAATGTAGGAGATAAGGTCTTCGGAATGGTTAATTTTCCTGGTGTAGGTAATGCTTACGCGGAATTTGTAGCTGCTCCAGAAGCACATTTAGCTATAATGCCAAGTAACGTTTCTTTTGAAGAGGCTGCTGCTACAACCTTAGCTGCTTTAACTGCATTACAAATCTTAGAAGGAAGGATTAATAAAGGTGATAAAGTACTAATACAAGCAGGTTCTGGTGGTGTTGGTCATTTTGCTATCCAAATTGCAAAAGCAATGGGAGCTTTTGTGAATACTACTGCCTCGGCAAAAAATAGTGCATTTGTTACCTCTATTGGAGCAGATAACGTAATTGATTATCATACTGAAAAGTTTGAAGAAATTTTATCCGATATCGACTTTGTGTTAGATACGCAAGGTGGTGAAGTATTAGAAAATGCAGTAAAAGTTTTAAAAAGCGGTGGAACAGCCTACACAACAGTAGGTATGGACTTAGATGACTTAAAAGCATCAGCCAAAAAGGAGAACAAAACCGTTTCAGACATTTTAGTACACTCTAGTGCTAAAGATATGAACACCTTAAAAGAAATGTTAGAAAACGGTAGCATTAGACCAAACATTTACAAAACGTTTGCTTTTGAAGATATGGCTAATGCCCATACCGAAGTTGAAAAAGGAAGAACAGTGGGTAAAGTAATCGTGACACTTTAG
- a CDS encoding aldehyde dehydrogenase family protein produces MKTQDKLPHYTRKIFVGGEWKDGKGPAIKDINPWNQEELFSLNGATTDDVNEAFEQAAVAQKKWAAVLPPEKSRMMLKLAEVVRSRKQEFAEWARKEVGATLAKGYFEAELVASVFESAVHLPLQVEGKILPQDIDGKESMAVRKPLGVIGLISPWNFPGQLTARTLGPALAVGNAVVLKPASTSIVTGGLIFASFLEEAGFPKGLLSVLPGGGSTIGTAITKHPISKLISFTGSTPVGRQVGKNALEADIIKNIELELGGNSPFVVLEDADIDQAVEAAAWGKFMNQGQICMAINRIIVEDKVYDEFTEKFIAKVKTLKRLDMNDPDTFVGPIIDQNQFDTVKGLIDDAKEQGYKMALGGEAEGLHMPPYVFVDVDENCPLFQNEIFGPAVSIARAKDTEDALRLANATDYGLSSSVFTRDEGKGMAFAQGIEAGMTHINDQPVNDSAYAPFGGVKNSGLGRFNGQWGVKSFTVAHWITIQKTPRKYPFKAADFQ; encoded by the coding sequence ATGAAAACACAAGATAAATTACCGCATTATACGAGAAAAATATTTGTTGGTGGCGAATGGAAAGACGGAAAAGGACCAGCAATCAAGGATATTAACCCTTGGAACCAAGAGGAGTTATTCTCTTTAAATGGAGCTACTACAGATGATGTAAATGAAGCTTTTGAACAAGCAGCAGTTGCGCAGAAAAAATGGGCAGCTGTACTACCTCCTGAAAAGAGTAGAATGATGCTTAAACTAGCCGAAGTAGTTAGAAGCCGAAAGCAAGAGTTTGCAGAATGGGCAAGAAAAGAAGTAGGAGCAACCTTAGCAAAAGGGTATTTTGAAGCAGAATTAGTAGCTAGCGTTTTTGAAAGTGCTGTGCATTTACCATTACAAGTAGAAGGTAAAATATTACCACAAGATATTGATGGCAAAGAATCTATGGCTGTTAGAAAACCATTAGGTGTTATTGGTTTAATTTCTCCTTGGAATTTTCCGGGTCAATTAACCGCGCGTACTTTAGGTCCAGCATTGGCAGTAGGTAATGCGGTGGTGTTAAAACCGGCATCAACGTCTATAGTAACAGGCGGATTAATTTTCGCTTCTTTTTTAGAAGAGGCAGGTTTCCCGAAAGGGTTATTAAGCGTTTTACCAGGTGGAGGAAGTACTATTGGTACTGCAATTACAAAACACCCAATATCAAAATTAATTTCGTTTACAGGCTCAACACCAGTTGGTCGTCAAGTTGGTAAAAATGCTCTGGAGGCAGATATCATTAAAAACATCGAGTTAGAATTAGGTGGTAACAGTCCGTTTGTGGTGCTAGAAGATGCAGATATTGATCAAGCGGTTGAAGCTGCTGCTTGGGGTAAATTTATGAACCAAGGTCAAATCTGTATGGCTATCAACAGAATTATCGTTGAAGATAAAGTCTATGATGAATTCACAGAAAAGTTTATAGCAAAAGTAAAAACCTTAAAACGATTGGATATGAATGATCCGGATACGTTTGTAGGTCCTATTATTGATCAAAATCAGTTTGATACTGTTAAAGGGTTAATAGACGATGCAAAAGAACAAGGTTACAAAATGGCATTAGGTGGAGAAGCAGAAGGTTTACATATGCCGCCATACGTTTTTGTAGATGTAGACGAAAATTGCCCATTATTTCAAAATGAAATATTTGGACCAGCAGTGTCTATTGCTAGAGCAAAAGATACAGAAGATGCTTTACGTTTAGCAAATGCTACAGACTACGGTTTATCTAGTTCTGTATTTACACGAGACGAGGGAAAAGGAATGGCATTTGCACAAGGTATTGAAGCTGGTATGACACATATTAATGACCAACCAGTTAATGATAGTGCCTATGCACCATTTGGAGGAGTTAAAAATTCAGGTCTAGGACGTTTTAATGGACAATGGGGTGTAAAATCGTTTACAGTAGCTCATTGGATTACCATTCAAAAAACACCAAGGAAATATCCTTTTAAAGCAGCTGATTTTCAGTAG
- a CDS encoding MarC family protein, which produces MDDLITFSIAVFTGFFAITNPISNMTVFLSLTQGADEKTKADINKRANFIAFIIVLVFVLLGKYIFELFNISIPAFKITGGILIFYIGFDMLQSKQSNVKNIKHVNIDENIAVSPLAIPILAGPGTIVTAMNFVSNSQPVHIAIVIAVFGFMSILTYLTFRLSNLIVRLVGYNVISVIGKIMGLIIAIIGTGMIIEGIKISFNLITK; this is translated from the coding sequence ATGGATGATTTAATTACGTTTTCTATTGCTGTTTTTACTGGTTTTTTTGCCATTACTAACCCAATATCTAACATGACCGTTTTTCTATCTTTAACCCAAGGGGCAGATGAAAAAACCAAAGCCGATATCAATAAAAGAGCAAATTTTATTGCCTTTATCATTGTATTGGTATTTGTCCTTTTAGGAAAATATATTTTCGAATTGTTTAATATTAGTATTCCCGCCTTTAAAATTACAGGTGGTATCTTAATATTTTATATCGGTTTTGACATGCTGCAATCAAAACAATCTAATGTAAAGAATATAAAACACGTAAATATTGATGAAAATATTGCTGTATCACCATTGGCAATTCCTATTCTAGCTGGTCCTGGTACTATAGTTACCGCTATGAACTTTGTTTCTAATTCGCAACCTGTTCATATAGCAATCGTTATCGCTGTTTTCGGTTTCATGAGTATACTTACTTATCTGACTTTTAGGCTTAGTAACTTAATTGTACGATTGGTTGGTTACAACGTTATTTCTGTTATCGGTAAGATTATGGGTTTAATTATTGCCATCATAGGAACGGGTATGATTATCGAAGGAATAAAAATTTCCTTTAACCTGATTACAAAATAA
- a CDS encoding NAD(P)H-dependent oxidoreductase — MKKVLVLFAHPKFEKSRANNVLVNYIKDKEGVTFHDLYEEYPDFHIDVPFEKKLLAEHDVIIWHHPMYWYSCPPLLKQWIDMVLEFNWAYGPEGKALSSKICLNTITTGGNKELYCTQGTNSYTITEFLRPFEQTANLCLMHYQKPFTVMGTYKLSDEDLKIYGENYSMLIDQLQSKEAIVTT, encoded by the coding sequence ATGAAGAAGGTACTTGTTTTATTTGCCCATCCGAAGTTTGAAAAATCAAGAGCGAACAATGTATTGGTGAATTATATCAAAGATAAAGAAGGTGTTACTTTTCATGACTTATATGAAGAGTATCCAGATTTTCATATAGATGTTCCTTTTGAGAAAAAACTGTTAGCGGAACATGATGTTATTATTTGGCATCATCCTATGTATTGGTACAGTTGTCCGCCGTTATTAAAACAATGGATAGATATGGTGTTGGAATTCAATTGGGCATACGGTCCAGAGGGAAAGGCATTATCTTCTAAAATTTGTTTAAACACTATTACCACAGGGGGCAACAAAGAATTATATTGTACCCAAGGAACAAATAGCTATACCATTACCGAGTTTTTAAGACCTTTTGAACAAACTGCCAATTTGTGTTTAATGCACTATCAAAAGCCATTTACCGTTATGGGCACTTACAAATTATCTGATGAAGATCTTAAGATTTACGGGGAGAATTATAGCATGTTAATAGATCAATTACAAAGCAAAGAAGCCATTGTAACCACATAA
- a CDS encoding monovalent cation:proton antiporter-2 (CPA2) family protein — translation MTGSLLFDAIVFLLGAIICVSIAKRLGLSSVLGYLIAGVLIGPYVLGFIGEEGEDILHFAEFGVVVMLFLIGLEIEPKNFWNMRKSIAGMGGLQVAGSMILSYLFFILLNFDWKVALVISMAVALSSTAIAMQTIDEKGLMETTFGNSAFSILLFQDIIVIFMLGAIPLLSNSDSEAAIDSHEASGNLLDGLPMGYQTLAIILSVVLIIGAGQYLIVPMLRRVAKTGVRELLFASALLIVFSISYLMEYVGLSPALGAFLGGVVLSSSEYKHELESNLEPFKNLLLGLFFIAVGASINFVVIAKIPLTIGGILLAVILIKALILFSTGKVFKLKLDQNLLLTFSLAQIGEFAFVLLSFAFQLNILDQEQMDIMLVITALTMSITPIISIINERFILPKIGTKESIKRPMDHIAKSQNVILVGFGHFGSTVGRFLRSHGIEATILDQDSNRVDVLRKMGFEVYYGDATRLELLEAAGIAQAKILICAIDNPPVTLEITKLVKEKYPHVELMIRAQNRNDAYELLNMGFENIYRESLDTSLSLAKDVLSKLGFRKYTLNRQVQNFIKYDETSLRRLAAEPKGNEDYIFKVRKELEEQERLLEEDFKRGIVEYDNHWDSESIREVLKDQQNNNSSSTN, via the coding sequence ATGACCGGAAGTCTACTTTTTGATGCCATTGTTTTTTTATTGGGAGCAATCATTTGCGTTTCAATAGCCAAAAGATTAGGTCTAAGTTCTGTTTTAGGGTATTTAATTGCCGGTGTTTTAATAGGTCCGTATGTTTTAGGTTTTATAGGTGAAGAGGGAGAAGATATTCTTCATTTTGCTGAGTTCGGGGTGGTGGTGATGCTTTTTTTGATCGGATTGGAAATTGAGCCTAAAAACTTCTGGAATATGCGTAAATCTATTGCAGGAATGGGTGGTTTACAAGTTGCCGGCTCTATGATACTCTCTTATCTTTTTTTTATACTACTTAATTTTGACTGGAAAGTTGCCTTGGTTATTTCTATGGCAGTAGCATTATCCTCAACTGCCATTGCAATGCAGACTATTGATGAAAAAGGACTCATGGAGACTACCTTCGGTAATTCGGCATTTTCTATATTGCTATTTCAAGATATCATCGTAATATTCATGTTAGGTGCAATTCCTTTGCTTTCAAATTCTGATAGTGAAGCTGCCATAGACAGTCATGAAGCATCCGGTAATCTTTTAGACGGCTTGCCCATGGGCTACCAAACACTGGCTATTATCTTGTCTGTAGTGTTAATTATCGGTGCAGGTCAATATTTGATCGTACCCATGTTACGAAGAGTTGCAAAAACAGGAGTTAGGGAATTGTTATTCGCCTCTGCTTTGTTAATTGTATTCAGTATATCCTATTTAATGGAATACGTTGGTCTATCACCTGCTTTAGGTGCGTTTTTAGGTGGCGTTGTCCTTTCTAGTAGCGAATACAAACATGAACTTGAAAGTAATCTTGAGCCTTTTAAAAACCTGCTATTAGGTTTATTTTTTATAGCTGTTGGCGCATCTATTAATTTTGTGGTCATTGCTAAAATTCCGTTGACCATTGGCGGTATATTACTAGCAGTAATATTGATTAAAGCATTAATACTGTTTAGTACAGGTAAAGTATTTAAACTTAAGCTTGACCAAAATCTACTACTAACATTTAGCTTGGCACAAATTGGGGAGTTTGCATTTGTTCTGCTATCCTTTGCATTTCAATTGAATATACTAGATCAGGAACAGATGGATATTATGCTTGTAATAACAGCCCTGACCATGTCCATTACCCCAATCATAAGTATTATAAACGAACGATTTATATTACCAAAAATTGGCACAAAAGAGTCCATTAAAAGACCCATGGACCATATTGCAAAATCTCAAAATGTTATTCTGGTCGGTTTTGGTCACTTTGGTAGTACCGTTGGTCGGTTTTTACGTTCTCACGGTATAGAGGCAACTATTCTAGACCAGGATTCAAATAGGGTAGATGTGCTACGTAAAATGGGATTTGAAGTATACTATGGGGATGCTACTAGGTTAGAACTTCTTGAAGCTGCGGGTATTGCTCAAGCTAAAATTTTGATATGTGCCATAGATAATCCGCCGGTAACACTAGAAATCACCAAACTTGTTAAAGAAAAATATCCTCATGTAGAATTAATGATACGTGCCCAAAATAGAAATGACGCTTATGAATTGCTGAATATGGGCTTTGAAAACATTTACCGAGAATCATTGGACACCTCTTTATCTCTAGCAAAAGACGTATTAAGCAAACTCGGCTTTAGAAAATACACATTGAACAGACAAGTACAGAATTTCATTAAATATGATGAGACCAGCTTAAGAAGATTGGCAGCTGAACCTAAGGGAAATGAAGATTATATATTTAAAGTCCGTAAAGAATTAGAGGAACAGGAACGATTATTGGAAGAAGATTTTAAAAGGGGTATCGTCGAATACGATAATCATTGGGACAGTGAATCTATTAGAGAGGTATTAAAAGACCAACAAAATAACAATTCTTCATCTACCAACTAA
- a CDS encoding DUF6515 family protein: MKTNTKTYVVLGLFLMAFALPSTAQTRKRTSTKTTTTRTTTVTKTPGRVSSKRVQYKTPKKKVVAVRTVPNKTVVKHNGQNYYYSNNKYYTASGGRYIAIAPKIGFRINSLPPNYARVRFNNHLYFNVGGTFYVEANSGYEVVDPEIGTVVSELPDGYEKVTIDGFTYYEYSNILYEKIQVNGSRAYEVVGIIDME, encoded by the coding sequence ATGAAAACAAATACTAAAACATATGTAGTACTAGGATTATTTTTAATGGCATTCGCTTTGCCAAGTACAGCACAAACACGTAAAAGAACGTCAACAAAAACAACTACTACTAGGACTACTACAGTAACAAAAACACCAGGTAGAGTATCAAGTAAAAGAGTTCAGTATAAAACACCCAAGAAAAAAGTAGTAGCAGTTAGGACTGTACCTAATAAAACTGTAGTAAAACATAATGGGCAAAATTATTACTACTCAAATAATAAATACTATACAGCATCTGGTGGTAGATATATTGCCATAGCGCCTAAAATTGGATTTAGAATAAATAGCCTACCTCCAAACTATGCTAGGGTACGTTTCAATAACCATTTGTATTTTAATGTTGGTGGCACCTTCTATGTTGAAGCCAATTCTGGATATGAAGTTGTAGATCCTGAAATTGGTACAGTAGTTAGCGAATTACCTGATGGATATGAGAAAGTTACTATTGATGGATTTACATATTATGAATACTCTAATATACTGTATGAAAAAATACAAGTAAATGGATCAAGAGCTTATGAGGTTGTTGGTATTATTGATATGGAGTAA
- a CDS encoding DUF6134 family protein: protein MSSINHFIIVCTFIFLGSIGSISKDVKPLKNTLFFDIVHKDNVIGSLKASKTIKDTKIHYQSVTTINTRIIKEIDVNYLYNVIYENNKLKRANVLIDVNDKPYADILTNWEIDYYQISKNDKNELVVQEDIKYATILLYFVEPVDIERCYSEQDGSFNTIIPLGNHSYKKINAKNHENIYHYKDGFLEKAEINGGLIKFDIVAQK from the coding sequence ATGTCATCAATAAATCATTTCATTATAGTATGTACGTTTATTTTTTTAGGATCAATTGGTTCTATATCAAAAGATGTAAAGCCTCTAAAAAACACTCTTTTCTTTGATATTGTACATAAAGACAATGTAATAGGTAGTTTAAAAGCTTCTAAAACCATTAAAGACACTAAAATTCATTATCAAAGTGTAACTACTATAAACACGCGCATTATCAAAGAAATAGATGTAAATTATTTGTACAATGTTATCTATGAAAATAATAAATTGAAGAGGGCTAATGTACTTATAGATGTCAACGATAAACCCTATGCCGACATTCTTACCAATTGGGAAATAGATTATTACCAGATTTCAAAAAACGATAAAAACGAGTTAGTGGTACAAGAAGATATCAAGTACGCTACCATATTGCTATATTTTGTGGAACCAGTAGACATAGAACGGTGCTATTCTGAACAAGATGGAAGTTTTAATACGATTATACCTTTAGGCAATCATTCGTACAAAAAAATAAATGCTAAAAACCACGAGAATATTTATCATTATAAAGATGGCTTTTTAGAAAAAGCAGAAATTAATGGAGGGTTGATAAAATTTGACATTGTTGCCCAAAAATGA